A window of the Acetobacteraceae bacterium genome harbors these coding sequences:
- the dprA gene encoding DNA-protecting protein DprA, with protein MSTPWTTERKSRFQLARTAGIGPLRFSQALERFQTAEKALRILTDAGKISPPSISQIEDEIARTEKLGAQTLLYGDANYPASLAAIPDFPPILHVKGKLSLLHQKSIAIVGARNASSAGLAIASQLAKKLAEKKITIVSGLASGIDGQAHRSALTETGSTVAALPGGLDIIYPREHLSLYEEIAESGCVITEAPPGASILARHFPKRNRFIAGLSLGTVIIEAARKSGTLITANFSLDYDRLVFAVPGSPLDPRSAGGNHLIKEGAILVENAEDILIHLPQEAEPSFSKNAPKSQKLPPKEETTPSLFTKNDLQSPDIESEKEDLPPHAQKILCLLSPVPITIEALILQSKLSAQEVLTTISLLNLLERVSLHPSDTISLAPQK; from the coding sequence ATGAGTACCCCATGGACAACGGAAAGGAAAAGCCGTTTCCAGCTTGCAAGAACAGCTGGGATAGGACCTCTTCGCTTTTCACAAGCGCTTGAGCGTTTCCAAACAGCGGAAAAAGCGCTGCGCATTTTAACAGATGCAGGAAAAATTTCTCCCCCTTCCATTTCTCAAATAGAAGACGAAATTGCCAGAACTGAAAAGCTGGGGGCGCAAACACTTCTTTATGGAGATGCAAATTATCCAGCCTCTCTTGCAGCGATTCCTGATTTTCCGCCTATTTTGCATGTTAAAGGGAAGCTCTCTCTCCTGCATCAAAAAAGTATCGCCATTGTCGGTGCTCGCAATGCCTCGAGCGCAGGGCTCGCGATTGCAAGTCAGCTGGCAAAAAAATTAGCAGAAAAAAAGATTACCATCGTTTCCGGGCTTGCCTCTGGCATTGACGGCCAAGCGCATCGAAGCGCTCTCACAGAAACAGGCAGCACCGTTGCGGCCTTGCCGGGGGGACTCGATATTATCTATCCCCGAGAACACCTGTCTTTATATGAAGAAATTGCAGAATCGGGCTGTGTCATTACAGAAGCTCCTCCGGGGGCAAGTATCCTCGCCCGGCATTTTCCAAAAAGAAATCGCTTTATCGCTGGGCTTTCTCTTGGTACTGTGATTATCGAGGCGGCCCGAAAATCAGGCACATTGATTACAGCAAATTTTTCCCTTGATTACGATCGCCTCGTTTTTGCTGTGCCCGGCTCTCCTCTTGACCCTCGTTCTGCTGGTGGCAATCATCTCATTAAAGAAGGCGCTATTTTAGTCGAAAACGCAGAAGATATTCTGATCCATCTGCCACAAGAAGCGGAGCCTTCTTTTTCTAAAAACGCACCGAAATCACAAAAGCTGCCCCCAAAAGAAGAAACCACACCTTCTCTTTTTACAAAAAACGACTTACAAAGCCCCGATATAGAGAGTGAAAAAGAGGATCTTCCGCCACATGCACAAAAAATTCTTTGCCTTCTTTCCCCTGTCCCCATAACAATTGAAGCGCTCATTCTTCAATCAAAGCTTTCAGCTCAAGAAGTTCTGACCACAATTAGCCT